In Paracoccus fistulariae, a single window of DNA contains:
- a CDS encoding biotin carboxylase translates to MPKLNNISEIRRYFHRNEEPIYFVSATNFNLLGIDEWSKNFKYICYLDCYDGKHPNVFCPTEQPHSEFQSIEDINNYLLQHKEVVDLVKRRGGKPKFVFLMFDEETERLVKELGGEVWFPKAKLRTKCDNKIETVRIGNKAGVPSVPNVLAEVKSYEDLRNTCEKAGIGHDLVLQSAFGDSGHTTFFIKSEADFRKHEHEIVGEGEIKIMKRIDCRGSAIEACATSQGTIVGPLMTELVGFKELTPYRGGWCGNEIFATAFPPKARQKARDLTFKFGEQLRKQGYRGYFELDFLIDKKTGDLWLGELNPRITGCSSMTNHAAFAHADAPLFLFHLLEFSKAQFKLDVDELNARWADPNMIDSWSQMVIKYTEDNVDIITEAPPTGIYKMREDGSVVFDRFDYHRRAVESESEAFFLRIQKPGDFRYEGADLGILVTRGRSMTNGFKLNERAKRWIHGIKSQFQARPLPEVTAGPELSDPAFKIL, encoded by the coding sequence ATGCCGAAACTCAACAACATCTCGGAGATCCGCCGTTACTTCCACCGCAACGAAGAGCCGATCTATTTCGTCTCGGCGACGAATTTCAATCTGCTTGGCATCGATGAATGGTCGAAGAATTTCAAATATATCTGCTATCTGGATTGCTATGACGGCAAGCATCCGAACGTGTTCTGCCCGACCGAGCAGCCGCATTCCGAATTCCAGTCCATTGAAGATATCAACAATTACCTGCTGCAGCACAAAGAGGTGGTCGACCTTGTGAAGCGGCGCGGCGGCAAGCCCAAATTCGTCTTTCTGATGTTCGATGAGGAAACCGAACGGCTGGTCAAGGAACTGGGCGGCGAGGTCTGGTTCCCCAAGGCGAAGCTGCGGACGAAATGCGACAACAAGATCGAGACCGTGCGCATCGGCAACAAGGCGGGCGTGCCCTCGGTCCCGAACGTGCTGGCCGAGGTGAAATCCTATGAGGATCTGAGAAACACCTGCGAAAAGGCAGGGATCGGCCATGATCTGGTGTTGCAATCGGCCTTTGGTGACAGCGGGCACACTACGTTCTTCATCAAATCCGAAGCCGATTTCCGCAAGCACGAGCATGAGATCGTCGGCGAAGGCGAGATCAAGATCATGAAGCGGATCGACTGCCGCGGATCGGCCATCGAGGCCTGCGCGACCAGTCAGGGCACCATTGTCGGCCCGCTGATGACGGAACTGGTCGGCTTCAAGGAACTGACCCCCTATCGCGGCGGATGGTGCGGGAACGAGATCTTCGCGACCGCCTTTCCGCCCAAGGCGCGCCAGAAGGCCCGCGACCTGACCTTCAAATTCGGCGAGCAACTGCGCAAGCAAGGCTATCGCGGCTATTTCGAGCTGGATTTCCTGATCGACAAGAAGACCGGCGACCTGTGGCTGGGAGAGCTGAACCCGCGTATCACGGGCTGCAGTTCCATGACCAACCACGCGGCCTTCGCCCATGCCGATGCGCCGCTGTTCCTGTTCCATCTGCTGGAATTTTCCAAGGCGCAGTTCAAGCTGGACGTGGACGAATTGAACGCCCGCTGGGCCGATCCCAACATGATCGACAGTTGGTCCCAGATGGTGATCAAATATACCGAGGATAATGTCGATATCATCACCGAGGCGCCTCCGACCGGGATCTACAAGATGCGCGAGGATGGCAGCGTGGTCTTTGACCGCTTCGACTATCACCGCCGCGCGGTCGAAAGCGAAAGCGAGGCGTTTTTCCTGCGCATCCAGAAGCCGGGGGATTTCCGCTATGAGGGCGCCGATCTGGGGATTCTGGTGACGCGGGGACGGTCTATGACCAACGGTTTCAAGCTGAATGAGCGCGCAAAGCGCTGGATCCACGGCATCAAGTCGCAGTTCCAGGCCCGCCCCCTGCCCGAGGTGACGGCAGGACCAGAGCTGTCCGATCCGGCGTTCAAGATCCTGTAG